In the Bacteroidales bacterium genome, one interval contains:
- a CDS encoding RNA polymerase sigma factor, protein MSEQAGNKQVEELITEYHPRLKAFIRKRVSSKEDAEDILQDVFYQLVKTIENTLNPIEQVAAWLYRVARNTIINKGKKKHEEELPTSRYNNDEDDTLLTDFSEVLFGNGNSSPETEYIRSLVWQELERALSELPPEQREVFEMTELDGLSIKEISEITGTTVNTLLSRKHYAVKHLRKRLEGLYNDILDY, encoded by the coding sequence CCGTTTGAAAGCTTTTATCCGGAAACGGGTTTCCAGTAAAGAAGATGCCGAAGATATACTTCAGGATGTTTTTTACCAACTGGTGAAAACAATTGAAAATACCCTGAACCCTATCGAACAGGTAGCGGCATGGCTATACCGGGTGGCAAGGAATACCATCATCAACAAAGGCAAAAAGAAGCATGAGGAAGAATTGCCCACATCCCGATATAATAACGATGAAGATGATACCCTGTTGACAGATTTCTCCGAAGTTTTGTTTGGTAATGGTAACAGTTCGCCCGAAACGGAATACATACGGTCGCTGGTTTGGCAGGAATTGGAAAGAGCACTTTCCGAATTACCTCCTGAACAACGGGAAGTATTTGAAATGACCGAACTGGACGGATTATCGATAAAAGAAATATCTGAAATTACGGGAACAACGGTAAATACATTACTTTCACGTAAACACTATGCCGTGAAACATCTTCGTAAACGTTTAGAAGGTTTATACAACGATATTCTTGATTATTAA